From Calothrix sp. PCC 6303, a single genomic window includes:
- the nifD gene encoding nitrogenase molybdenum-iron protein alpha chain: MTPPENKNLVEEHKELIKEVLEAYPEKSRKKREKHLNVMEEGKSDCGVKSNVKSVPGVMTARGCAYAGSKGVVWGPIKDMIHISHGPVGCGYWSWSGRRNYYVGTTGIDSFGTMNFTSDFQERDIVFGGDKKLVKIVHEIEELFPLHKGVSIQSECPIGLIGDDIEAVAKKTSKEIGKPVVPLRCEGFRGVSQSLGHHIANDAIRDWVFPLHDKAKKEGKISFEPSPYDVALIGDYNIGGDAWSSRLLLEEMGLRVVAQWSGDGTINELIQGPAAKLVLIHCYRSMNYICRTLEESYNMPWMEFNFFGPTRIAESLREIAAKFDDKIKANAEKVIAKYTPTMDAILKKFRPRLEGNTVMLYVGGLRPRHVVPAFEDLGIKVVGTGYEFGHNDDYKRTTEYVDNATIIYDDVTAYEFEEFVKHSKPDLVASGIKEKYVFQKMGLPFRQMHSWDYSEPGY, from the coding sequence ATGACACCTCCAGAAAATAAGAACCTCGTTGAAGAACATAAGGAACTGATTAAAGAAGTCCTTGAAGCTTACCCCGAAAAATCCCGCAAAAAACGGGAAAAACACCTCAACGTAATGGAAGAGGGTAAGTCGGATTGTGGCGTTAAGTCTAACGTAAAATCTGTTCCTGGTGTAATGACCGCTCGTGGTTGTGCTTATGCAGGTTCCAAGGGTGTGGTTTGGGGACCAATCAAAGACATGATTCATATCAGCCATGGTCCTGTAGGATGTGGTTATTGGTCATGGTCTGGTCGTCGTAACTACTATGTAGGTACAACTGGTATCGATAGCTTCGGTACCATGAACTTCACATCAGACTTCCAAGAACGTGACATCGTGTTTGGTGGTGACAAAAAACTTGTCAAAATCGTCCACGAAATTGAAGAACTTTTCCCACTCCACAAAGGTGTTTCCATTCAGTCGGAATGTCCAATTGGTTTGATTGGAGATGACATCGAAGCTGTTGCTAAGAAGACATCAAAAGAAATTGGCAAACCAGTTGTACCTTTACGTTGTGAAGGTTTCCGTGGTGTATCCCAATCTTTAGGACACCACATTGCTAACGATGCTATCCGTGACTGGGTATTCCCACTCCATGACAAAGCTAAAAAAGAAGGCAAAATCAGCTTTGAACCAAGCCCCTATGATGTAGCATTAATTGGTGACTACAATATCGGTGGTGACGCATGGTCTAGCCGTTTATTGCTAGAAGAAATGGGTTTACGGGTAGTGGCTCAATGGTCTGGAGATGGAACTATTAACGAATTGATCCAAGGTCCTGCTGCTAAATTGGTTCTTATCCACTGCTACCGTTCGATGAACTACATCTGCCGGACTTTGGAAGAATCCTACAACATGCCTTGGATGGAATTCAACTTCTTTGGTCCTACTCGGATTGCTGAATCATTACGTGAAATCGCTGCTAAGTTTGATGACAAAATCAAAGCAAATGCTGAGAAAGTCATCGCTAAGTACACACCAACCATGGACGCAATCCTCAAAAAATTCCGTCCCCGTCTTGAAGGCAACACCGTCATGCTTTATGTTGGTGGTTTGCGTCCCCGTCACGTTGTTCCTGCATTTGAAGACCTCGGTATCAAAGTTGTTGGTACAGGTTATGAATTTGGACACAATGATGATTACAAACGTACCACTGAATACGTAGATAATGCTACTATTATTTACGATGACGTGACAGCATACGAATTTGAAGAATTCGTTAAGCACAGCAAGCCTGACTTAGTTGCTTCTGGTATTAAAGAAAAGTATGTTTTCCAAAAAATGGGCTTACCTTTCCGCCAAATGCACTCTTGGGATTACTCCGAACCTGGTTATTGA
- a CDS encoding IS110 family transposase — MLLIAGVLEMKKQGKNKQVSVGEKAQVFSQKGFELINPNAAGIDIGASEHWVSVPIGRDSESVRRFGCFTSDLQAMVTWLKQCGIKTVAMESTSVYWIPMFQILETSGFEVRLVNAHFVKTVPGRKSDVLDCQWLQQLHTYGLLSGSFRPEDQICVLRSYIRQRDNLIRSSSTHILRMQKALQEMNLHLNQVLSDITGITGLKIIRAIVGGERDPKVLASMKDCRVKSSITEIEKALTGDYRTEHIFVLKQELHLYEIYIAQIQLCDIEIEQYLGSFEDKNGDKPPLPPEKTKKTKGNSPQFDLRSHLYRISGVDFTAIDGFGVLTVQTLLSEVGLDPGRFPTVKHFTSWLGLCPGSRISGGKVLSSKTRKVVNRAATALRVAAQSLASSKSAAGAFYRRKKAQLGAPKAITATAHKLARIFYHMWKHGDTYVDTGANSYEHKYKQRAISNLKKKAKDLGFDLVEQPQIVEVS, encoded by the coding sequence ATGCTTCTAATTGCTGGAGTTTTGGAGATGAAAAAGCAAGGAAAGAACAAACAAGTATCAGTTGGCGAAAAAGCTCAAGTGTTTTCACAAAAAGGGTTTGAACTGATCAATCCAAATGCAGCAGGTATAGACATAGGAGCAAGCGAACATTGGGTAAGTGTACCAATAGGCAGAGATAGTGAGTCGGTACGACGGTTTGGCTGTTTTACATCAGACTTACAGGCAATGGTTACTTGGTTGAAGCAATGCGGAATCAAAACAGTAGCAATGGAATCAACAAGCGTTTACTGGATTCCGATGTTTCAAATATTGGAGACAAGTGGATTTGAAGTACGTTTAGTAAATGCTCATTTCGTCAAGACAGTGCCGGGGCGCAAAAGTGATGTCCTAGATTGTCAGTGGCTACAACAATTACACACCTATGGGCTGTTATCAGGTTCATTTAGACCAGAAGACCAAATTTGTGTTTTACGTAGCTACATCCGTCAACGAGATAATCTGATTCGTAGTAGTAGTACTCATATATTGCGAATGCAAAAAGCTCTTCAAGAGATGAATCTACACCTCAATCAAGTACTAAGCGATATTACAGGTATTACAGGCTTAAAAATAATACGTGCAATAGTTGGGGGGGAACGTGACCCAAAAGTATTGGCATCGATGAAAGATTGTCGGGTTAAAAGCAGTATCACAGAGATTGAGAAAGCCTTGACAGGAGATTACCGAACTGAACATATTTTTGTTCTCAAACAAGAATTACACCTGTATGAAATTTATATTGCTCAAATTCAACTGTGCGATATCGAAATTGAGCAGTATCTAGGCAGCTTTGAGGACAAAAATGGAGATAAACCCCCCTTACCCCCTGAAAAAACTAAAAAAACTAAGGGTAACTCACCTCAATTTGATTTACGCTCTCATCTTTACCGTATTAGTGGTGTTGATTTTACTGCTATCGATGGCTTCGGTGTTTTAACTGTTCAAACCCTACTATCTGAAGTTGGGCTTGATCCTGGGCGTTTCCCAACTGTTAAACATTTTACATCTTGGTTGGGTTTATGCCCTGGTAGTCGTATTAGTGGTGGCAAAGTCCTCAGTTCAAAAACCCGCAAAGTTGTTAATCGTGCTGCTACTGCCCTACGGGTTGCTGCTCAATCCCTTGCTTCCTCTAAATCTGCTGCTGGTGCTTTCTATCGTCGTAAAAAAGCTCAACTTGGTGCCCCCAAAGCAATTACTGCCACTGCTCACAAACTTGCCCGCATTTTTTACCACATGTGGAAACATGGAGACACTTATGTTGACACTGGTGCTAATTCTTATGAGCATAAATACAAACAACGGGCTATTAGTAACCTCAAGAAAAAAGCCAAAGACCTTGGATTTGATTTGGTTGAACAGCCCCAAATCGTGGAAGTTTCTTAG
- a CDS encoding aldo/keto reductase, whose product MQTKQLGNSDLYITPIGFGAWAIGGSGWSHGWGSQDDTESINAIRRAIDLGINWIDTAAIYGLGHSEEVVAHALKGVSDRPYIFSKCSQVLNNKGEVSTVLKADSLRREVEESLQRLQTDVIDLYQIHWPNADIDEGWTTLTELQKQGKIRYIGVSNFNVEQMRRIQQIAPITSLQPPYSLLDRDVEQEILPFCQQEKIGIINYSPMASGMLTGAMTRERVKNLPDDDWRRRSPKFQEPNLSRNLNLVELLRQIGELYGRSPGEVAIAWTLRHPAVTGAIVGGRNAKQVEGIIGAGEFRLSDDEIKEIETFLSTLFYQVSV is encoded by the coding sequence ATGCAAACTAAACAACTTGGTAATTCTGACCTTTACATCACACCTATTGGCTTTGGTGCTTGGGCAATTGGTGGAAGTGGATGGTCTCATGGCTGGGGTTCACAAGATGATACAGAATCAATAAATGCCATTCGACGAGCAATTGACTTGGGCATAAATTGGATTGATACTGCTGCTATCTATGGCTTGGGACATTCTGAAGAAGTAGTAGCTCATGCTCTTAAAGGAGTGTCTGATCGTCCCTATATTTTTAGCAAATGTTCTCAAGTCTTGAACAATAAGGGTGAAGTTAGTACCGTCCTTAAGGCAGATTCTCTGCGGCGAGAAGTTGAAGAGAGTTTACAGCGATTGCAAACTGATGTGATTGACCTTTACCAAATCCACTGGCCCAACGCTGACATTGACGAGGGCTGGACTACGCTAACAGAATTACAGAAACAGGGAAAGATTCGTTATATCGGTGTCTCCAACTTTAATGTGGAGCAAATGCGCCGTATTCAACAAATAGCACCGATTACCTCCTTACAACCACCCTATTCCCTCCTAGATAGAGATGTCGAACAGGAAATTTTGCCATTCTGTCAACAAGAAAAAATAGGTATAATCAACTACTCACCAATGGCATCTGGTATGCTTACTGGTGCAATGACACGAGAGCGTGTGAAAAATTTACCAGATGATGACTGGCGACGACGCAGCCCAAAATTCCAGGAACCGAACCTTTCGCGCAACCTAAATCTAGTTGAATTACTACGCCAAATCGGAGAACTATATGGACGCTCTCCTGGTGAAGTTGCGATCGCATGGACGCTAAGACATCCAGCGGTTACTGGTGCTATTGTTGGTGGGCGCAACGCTAAACAGGTGGAAGGAATCATCGGTGCAGGTGAATTCCGCTTAAGTGATGATGAAATTAAGGAAATCGAAACCTTTTTGAGTACACTATTTTACCAGGTTAGTGTCTAA
- a CDS encoding type 1 glutamine amidotransferase domain-containing protein has product MADLSNLRVAVLVSDGFEETELTEPVKALKEAGAKVEILSNKSGEIQAFRHQDKGTTVNVDRLIDQAQPSEYDAVLLPGGALNTDTLRMESKVQSFLKQMQQDNKPFAIICHAAWELVSANLVQGRTLTSYYTIQDDIRNAGGNWVDREVVVDQNWVTSRQPQDIPAFNQEMLKLFAKFAPTASNLR; this is encoded by the coding sequence ATGGCTGATTTATCTAATTTACGAGTAGCAGTACTAGTAAGCGATGGCTTTGAAGAGACTGAACTGACAGAACCAGTAAAAGCACTTAAAGAAGCTGGTGCAAAAGTAGAAATTCTTTCAAATAAATCTGGAGAAATCCAAGCATTTCGGCATCAGGATAAAGGAACAACTGTAAATGTCGATCGCCTGATAGACCAAGCACAACCAAGCGAGTATGACGCGGTATTATTACCAGGTGGCGCACTCAATACTGATACCTTGAGAATGGAATCAAAAGTACAATCCTTCCTTAAGCAGATGCAGCAAGATAATAAACCCTTTGCAATTATTTGTCACGCAGCTTGGGAGTTAGTCTCTGCTAACTTGGTGCAAGGACGCACCTTAACCAGTTACTATACGATTCAAGATGATATTCGCAATGCTGGCGGTAATTGGGTAGATCGGGAAGTTGTCGTAGATCAAAACTGGGTCACAAGTCGTCAACCGCAGGATATCCCCGCATTCAATCAGGAAATGTTGAAGCTGTTTGCAAAGTTTGCGCCAACAGCATCCAATTTGCGTTAA
- a CDS encoding transposase, which translates to MSNSTQLYSQVLGYLRQYSTYRDLRHLKTLAWMINGLICSGQLSLSAWEPYVDSYAKQAQSYERRWHRFLENIRINVEKIYLPLALLALKDWEKHRLYLALDTTMLWNRFCMIHISVVCCGRAIPLLWRVLEHNSATVAFKEYEVMLRKARWLLRRDSDIMILADRGFANHDFLSWLQKSNWHYCIRIPSDTCLHGVRRYPTHVKSIYPNRGQAAFYRNVGLWQDCLIRCNLVVAYPEVVSEHWAVVTDEEPALKTLHEYALRFCVEELFLDSKSGAFELEDSRIRDAESLERLYLIAALALLYSTTHGMAVQIAGLRTCVDPHWNRGLSYLKIGLRWLKGVIHKGRQLLTPIPLLSQDPQPSFASNKARQDDNLGICFSRIYSFNSWV; encoded by the coding sequence ATGTCAAACTCAACCCAACTTTATAGTCAGGTATTAGGATACTTACGTCAATACAGTACCTACCGTGATTTGCGTCATTTAAAAACTCTTGCTTGGATGATTAATGGGCTGATATGTAGTGGTCAGTTAAGTTTGAGCGCATGGGAACCATATGTAGACAGTTATGCCAAACAAGCTCAAAGCTACGAGCGCAGGTGGCATAGATTCCTTGAAAATATAAGGATTAACGTTGAAAAAATATACTTGCCATTGGCATTGTTGGCACTCAAAGACTGGGAAAAACATCGATTGTATTTGGCATTAGATACAACTATGCTTTGGAATCGTTTCTGCATGATTCACATCTCAGTGGTGTGTTGTGGGCGAGCAATCCCTTTATTGTGGAGAGTATTGGAACATAACAGTGCAACGGTTGCATTTAAGGAATACGAGGTGATGCTACGTAAAGCTAGGTGGTTACTACGCCGTGATTCCGATATTATGATACTTGCAGATAGGGGCTTTGCAAATCATGATTTCTTGAGTTGGTTGCAAAAAAGCAATTGGCATTACTGTATACGTATCCCAAGTGATACATGCTTGCATGGAGTTAGACGTTACCCAACACATGTAAAATCAATTTATCCAAATCGAGGACAAGCAGCTTTTTATCGTAACGTTGGACTGTGGCAAGATTGCCTAATTCGCTGTAATTTGGTAGTCGCCTATCCAGAAGTGGTATCCGAGCATTGGGCAGTTGTTACAGACGAAGAGCCAGCTTTAAAAACATTGCATGAGTATGCTTTGAGGTTCTGCGTAGAGGAACTATTTCTGGACAGTAAATCAGGTGCATTTGAACTCGAAGATTCTCGCATTCGTGATGCCGAATCTTTGGAGAGATTGTATTTGATTGCCGCCTTAGCTTTACTTTACAGTACAACCCACGGCATGGCTGTACAAATTGCTGGTTTACGTACTTGTGTTGACCCCCACTGGAATCGTGGTTTAAGTTATCTCAAGATTGGTTTGCGCTGGCTCAAAGGTGTTATTCACAAGGGACGACAATTACTCACCCCAATTCCTTTGTTATCACAAGATCCTCAACCAAGTTTTGCCTCCAATAAAGCTCGTCAAGATGACAATCTCGGAATATGCTTTTCTCGAATTTACTCCTTTAATTCCTGGGTTTGA
- a CDS encoding tetratricopeptide repeat protein, translating into MAKGFGYQKSPDFTQRQKAYFKLIKQLLNCPSGREMKILRKYAHLVDAAFVETLEMVAQIRVNQGDIRSAYFLKNLADWLVEELGLYIDEPSATDNPIRPPAFLGEILWAISQNKGNPQALDRLLKANLDQLNDNFYEQFNYWINFRLLNNDSITEQARLVGLGIVDFCTLLWQFPLGNRAINLEISITGLEAATKIFPHEIVPGIWANIQLNLAPAYRHRIRGNRADNQEKAIAACNNALFIYTCDGFLQEWASLQSNLGLVYTDRIIGDKAENLEKSISCYETALKVVNRAQLPELWGTLQNNLGNAYLCRIQGDKAQNLEKAIACYQVALQVRTRSASPYYWASSQNNLGSAYAQRILGNKQKNLEKAILAYINALEIYTISDYPERWAGTKSILGNAYWETDKFTEALECLRAALQVFTPTNFPRYCITTGLTLGKTALAAGMKAEAFEGYAIAIEAVEQSCHWAGISQEQEILAYTEMVVFCITNGERDKAREYAERSGYQQGLNLLDNNEFQQIYSNLQFLGQVLQVTAESNGESQAVYQILENNLNKLDEQFVQHLQKLVDVFGHISSGQSLQIATTIFSFSNLIREFPQGDKAINLRIAATGYEVAASVLTKKNFPEQWEQIEDASRELFQIQLFEAVFKNLDNNLENPKAVVYPLLEANKHKLDERFATVLRLKTEAMLSEAPPEYATGLAASLVGLSLLIKEFRQGSEANNLEIAITGYEIASKVLTCEAFPEQWGVCQFMLGNAYHRRIKGEQAENLEQSLSYLHKALQVCNREQFPELWAEIQSNLVIAYGYRIRGDQVENVELAIKAGEAAMQVCSRDRFPEQWGKIQNNLGIVYRDACGGQSQRILGDKAENLEQAIACYQNALSIRTREDFPELWAQTQMNLASAYRYSNTAENVEKAIAANQSALQVYTKAAFPTNWAEVHMNLANAYLHRFHGDKSKNLEKAIAAHKGALQVLTKEEYPRQWAMT; encoded by the coding sequence ATGGCTAAAGGATTCGGTTATCAAAAATCACCAGATTTTACTCAACGCCAAAAAGCTTATTTCAAGCTGATTAAACAGCTACTCAACTGTCCTAGTGGCAGGGAAATGAAGATTCTCAGGAAATACGCACACTTGGTTGATGCTGCGTTTGTAGAAACTTTGGAAATGGTAGCTCAAATCCGGGTTAACCAAGGAGATATTCGTTCTGCTTACTTTTTAAAAAATTTAGCTGATTGGTTGGTTGAAGAACTGGGATTATACATAGATGAGCCTTCAGCAACAGATAATCCTATCAGACCTCCGGCTTTTTTAGGTGAAATATTGTGGGCGATCTCACAAAATAAAGGCAACCCACAAGCCCTTGATCGTCTACTTAAAGCTAACTTAGATCAACTCAATGATAATTTTTATGAACAGTTTAATTACTGGATAAACTTTAGACTACTGAACAACGACTCAATAACAGAACAAGCAAGATTAGTAGGCTTGGGTATCGTTGATTTCTGCACGTTGCTTTGGCAGTTTCCCTTGGGTAACAGGGCAATTAACCTAGAAATTAGCATTACTGGCTTAGAAGCTGCTACCAAGATTTTTCCCCATGAGATTGTCCCAGGAATTTGGGCTAATATCCAATTAAATTTAGCACCGGCTTACCGCCATCGGATTCGAGGAAATCGCGCAGATAACCAAGAAAAGGCAATTGCTGCTTGTAATAATGCCCTGTTTATCTACACCTGCGACGGTTTTCTCCAAGAGTGGGCGAGTCTGCAAAGTAATCTCGGTCTTGTCTATACTGACAGAATTATAGGAGACAAAGCCGAGAATTTGGAAAAGTCAATTTCTTGCTATGAAACTGCTTTAAAAGTTGTTAACCGCGCTCAACTTCCTGAACTTTGGGGTACTCTTCAAAATAATTTGGGGAATGCATACCTTTGTAGAATTCAAGGTGATAAGGCACAGAATTTAGAAAAGGCGATCGCTTGTTATCAAGTCGCGCTACAAGTACGTACACGTTCGGCATCGCCCTATTATTGGGCTAGCAGTCAAAATAACCTCGGTTCTGCCTACGCTCAAAGAATTTTAGGCAATAAACAAAAGAATCTAGAAAAGGCGATTTTGGCATACATTAACGCCTTAGAAATTTACACTATTTCTGATTATCCTGAGCGATGGGCAGGAACTAAAAGTATTCTGGGAAATGCTTATTGGGAAACAGATAAATTTACTGAGGCACTTGAATGTCTTCGTGCCGCCTTACAAGTTTTCACTCCCACCAATTTCCCTAGATATTGCATCACAACTGGATTGACTTTAGGTAAGACAGCTTTGGCTGCTGGCATGAAAGCAGAAGCTTTTGAAGGTTATGCGATCGCCATTGAAGCTGTTGAGCAAAGCTGTCATTGGGCTGGAATTTCTCAGGAACAAGAAATTCTTGCATACACAGAGATGGTGGTTTTTTGTATTACTAATGGGGAACGAGATAAAGCTAGAGAATATGCAGAACGTTCTGGTTATCAACAGGGTTTAAATCTTTTAGATAATAATGAATTTCAACAAATTTACTCAAATTTACAATTCCTTGGGCAGGTATTACAAGTAACTGCTGAAAGCAATGGAGAATCACAAGCTGTATATCAAATACTAGAAAATAACCTGAATAAATTAGATGAACAATTTGTTCAACACTTACAAAAGCTTGTGGATGTTTTCGGACACATATCATCAGGACAATCTCTTCAAATTGCAACAACTATTTTTAGTTTTAGTAATCTGATTCGGGAGTTTCCACAAGGCGATAAAGCAATTAACTTAAGAATTGCTGCTACAGGTTATGAGGTAGCAGCTAGTGTTCTTACTAAGAAAAATTTTCCTGAACAATGGGAACAGATTGAAGATGCGAGCCGCGAACTATTTCAGATTCAGCTATTTGAAGCAGTTTTCAAGAACCTAGACAATAACCTAGAAAATCCTAAAGCTGTTGTATACCCATTACTCGAAGCAAATAAACACAAACTTGATGAACGCTTTGCGACTGTATTGCGTTTGAAGACAGAAGCCATGCTGTCTGAAGCACCGCCAGAATATGCAACAGGACTTGCTGCAAGTCTTGTAGGTTTGAGCCTTCTGATTAAAGAATTTCGACAGGGTAGTGAGGCGAACAACTTAGAGATTGCTATCACAGGTTACGAAATTGCTTCCAAAGTCTTGACTTGCGAAGCTTTCCCAGAACAATGGGGTGTGTGTCAATTTATGTTAGGCAATGCTTACCACCGTCGAATAAAAGGTGAGCAAGCAGAAAACCTGGAACAATCCCTTTCTTACTTGCACAAGGCTTTACAAGTCTGTAACCGTGAACAGTTTCCCGAACTTTGGGCAGAAATTCAAAGTAATCTGGTTATTGCTTATGGCTATCGGATTCGTGGCGATCAAGTAGAGAATGTAGAACTGGCGATTAAGGCAGGTGAAGCTGCCATGCAGGTTTGTAGTCGTGATAGATTCCCTGAACAGTGGGGAAAGATCCAAAACAATCTCGGCATTGTTTACCGCGATGCCTGCGGCGGGCAAAGCCAACGCATTTTAGGAGACAAGGCTGAAAATTTAGAACAAGCGATCGCTTGTTATCAAAATGCTCTTTCCATTCGTACTCGTGAAGACTTCCCAGAACTTTGGGCGCAAACTCAAATGAATCTGGCATCTGCCTATCGCTATAGTAATACAGCAGAAAACGTGGAAAAGGCGATCGCTGCTAATCAATCTGCTTTACAAGTCTATACAAAAGCAGCCTTTCCCACAAATTGGGCAGAAGTACACATGAATTTGGCTAATGCCTATCTTCACCGCTTTCATGGCGATAAAAGCAAAAATTTAGAAAAGGCGATCGCTGCTCATAAAGGAGCTTTACAAGTTTTAACGAAAGAAGAATATCCTCGACAGTGGGCTATGACCTGA
- a CDS encoding DUF1822 family protein: protein MVIPNVGTLECSPVLPQETVILLPDTIENRIGYVAIQFQESLDSVQLLGFAPAVDEVNPPAQLAVSELQPIESLLEQITRLEVAIAFLQTDDSVAVQVRSVLDNKPLSEIVAKFELLYRTGDEFEWRYAGGEILAGDTRAVGATRETIQQDDSELQDLAEMLLEKLVEIWGDVA from the coding sequence TTGGTAATTCCAAATGTGGGGACATTAGAATGCAGTCCAGTTTTACCCCAAGAAACTGTCATTTTATTACCAGATACTATAGAAAATAGGATTGGCTATGTAGCTATACAGTTTCAGGAAAGCCTAGATTCAGTGCAGCTATTGGGATTTGCACCAGCCGTTGATGAAGTGAATCCGCCTGCACAGCTAGCAGTGTCAGAACTCCAGCCGATTGAGTCTCTCCTTGAGCAAATTACTCGTCTTGAAGTTGCGATCGCTTTTCTGCAAACTGATGACTCGGTGGCAGTACAAGTACGCTCTGTATTAGATAACAAACCTTTATCAGAGATTGTGGCAAAATTTGAGCTTCTTTACCGAACTGGCGATGAATTTGAGTGGCGCTACGCCGGAGGGGAAATATTAGCTGGAGATACTCGCGCTGTTGGTGCTACTCGTGAAACAATTCAGCAAGATGATAGCGAATTACAAGATTTAGCCGAAATGCTATTGGAGAAGTTAGTAGAAATTTGGGGAGATGTTGCGTAG
- a CDS encoding DNA cytosine methyltransferase has product MSLFSGAGGFDLGLKSAGFEIGIAIDNNPIALATYQQNFSNATILCKDIREVTGKEIRAHIQAKYPDWDGEIDVVFGGPPCQGFSVAGQQNIEDERNGLVREFVRLVLELNPLAAIMENVPGIENQKFGCITANLQAVLEEHYFLSKWNLNASNYGVPQARKRVFFVASKFDEIVPPQQFPQHNVRDAITDLLTFPLLPKQNTQVASPDWEKGEYARYLDEIFPNPNAINNTITGFAATIHAPEVIQQFINTPPGVREAKSRAKKLEWDGLCVTLRAGSGNRTALRPIHPSEPRVISVREAARLHSYPDWFNFSEGILHAHREIGNSVPPLLAYAVGMQIREHLESHISDTLLCEARSLRDESRSPNLLCVCLHRSSKGSWDNNRHERCGFVNPILLLDSLNIPSKERYAERKVFGLSPPVSTILEEAINEILIKGW; this is encoded by the coding sequence GTGAGCCTGTTTTCTGGAGCGGGTGGGTTTGACTTGGGATTAAAATCAGCAGGTTTTGAAATAGGCATAGCCATTGATAATAATCCAATTGCCTTGGCTACATATCAACAGAATTTCTCCAATGCAACGATATTGTGCAAAGACATTCGGGAGGTAACAGGAAAAGAAATACGCGCCCATATTCAAGCAAAGTATCCAGATTGGGATGGGGAGATTGATGTAGTTTTTGGTGGTCCTCCCTGTCAAGGGTTTAGCGTTGCTGGACAACAAAATATTGAAGATGAGCGTAACGGTTTGGTAAGGGAGTTTGTTCGGCTGGTGCTGGAACTCAATCCTCTAGCGGCAATCATGGAGAATGTGCCGGGAATTGAGAATCAAAAATTTGGTTGCATTACTGCTAATTTACAAGCGGTGTTAGAAGAACATTATTTTCTATCCAAGTGGAATCTGAATGCATCAAATTATGGGGTTCCCCAAGCTAGAAAAAGGGTGTTTTTTGTGGCATCGAAGTTTGATGAGATTGTTCCACCGCAACAGTTCCCACAGCATAATGTTCGGGATGCAATAACTGACTTATTAACATTTCCCCTACTTCCTAAACAAAACACTCAAGTTGCCTCACCCGATTGGGAAAAGGGAGAATATGCCCGGTATCTTGATGAAATATTTCCCAATCCAAATGCAATAAACAACACAATTACGGGGTTTGCAGCGACTATACATGCACCAGAAGTAATTCAACAATTTATCAATACTCCCCCAGGTGTGAGGGAAGCTAAATCCAGAGCTAAGAAACTCGAATGGGATGGTTTGTGTGTCACGTTACGAGCAGGTAGTGGAAATCGCACTGCATTACGTCCGATTCATCCTTCTGAACCAAGGGTTATATCAGTTAGGGAAGCTGCTCGTTTGCACAGTTACCCCGATTGGTTTAATTTCAGTGAGGGAATACTTCATGCTCATCGGGAAATAGGTAATTCGGTGCCTCCATTGCTGGCGTATGCTGTAGGGATGCAAATTAGGGAGCATTTGGAATCTCATATCAGTGATACTCTATTATGCGAAGCGCGAAGCTTGCGCGACGAGAGTCGTTCGCCTAACCTCTTGTGTGTATGTCTACACCGTAGCTCAAAAGGTAGTTGGGATAATAATCGTCATGAGCGATGTGGTTTTGTTAATCCAATCTTGTTGTTAGACAGCTTAAATATACCCAGTAAAGAACGATACGCAGAACGTAAAGTTTTTGGCTTATCACCCCCCGTCTCTACAATTTTAGAAGAAGCTATTAATGAAATTCTCATTAAAGGATGGTAG